TTGTGGTTCACTTCCTAACTTCAATCAGATCTCAGCTCAGAAGTTCatcttagtcactcactcatttgttcattccaaatgtcaggcactgtttcaggtgccaaaaatacaataaaacaaagtCCCAGCTCTTGTGAAGAGAGCACATTCTACCTGAACAGAGATAAGCTAAAATAAACAACGAGGTCAAGTAGCTATAGGAGTGCTATGAATGAAGAACACAGAAGCATGGTAAGAGGACAGGCAAAGGGAGATTCTGCATTTGACAGGGTGCACAGAGAAGACTTTCAGGTCAGATTAACTTTGTTTTGGTCCACTGCTAACCAAGTGTGTGGCCTGGGGTGACATTCTTCACCTTGCTGTAGTTGTTTCCTCGTCTGAGAGTGGAGTTGACGATTCGGTGAGATGATGTGAGCAGCAGGACTGAGCCATAATTCCCTCTACAAATATGAGTGATTTCAAAGATGAGCTCCGTGAAGTAAGGAATCAAGAGAAGTGCTGTGGGCATAGATCCGAGTCCAACGCGGAGCAACATTCAACTAGTACTGTAGAAAGCGGCTTTTGTTGCTGCGGAAGCTCTTAGGAGAAGCTGGGgttgaagaggaaaaagaaagagggcTCTCTTGTGGGATGTGATTGTAATGATTCGGACAGCCTCAAAAGTGGGGAGGAAGGAACAAAGCTCGACTCCCATCTTCGCCCGGGTCCCTCTCCCTAGCCCGCCGCCCCACTTATTCCAGGGTTAGCGTTCTAGCCCGAGACGCTCGTCAAGTGTTACGTCACTAGGATCAAGCCAATCACCGCTTTAGGCGCACCAATCGGCGAACAGTCATAGCTGAGTCGAGGCCGCCCGGGCCAATGATAGAAACCGTACGGCGGAAGTGCAGAAACGGTCTCCCGGAAAGATGGCAGCCCTGGTCCGGCCACAGGTTGATTGGCAGGTGCTGTGACCGGAGGTGAGCTTCAGAGCGCGAGCGGCCGTTCGGAGGCGGAAGCCCGACGAGCTCAGGAAGTGATCGGAGGCCCAGATACAGGAGAGCAAGAGGCGGAAAGAGCAGCTCAGGAAGAGGCCGCGGCGGCCGGCGGAATCCGGCCTCGGAGGCAGGGGGCGGCTGCCCCGGGACGCCCGGAAGGGGCGGGGCTTATGGAGATCAGGAACTAAGACGGAAGACGAGGGCCCGGGCTGGGAGCCGCGAGGGGCCGGGTTTCCCGGGTGGGCGTGACCCTCGAGGTAGGGCTTGGGGGCGGGGCTTAAGGGGACCCGGGGCGCTGCTGGGGGAGAAGGGTTTGGGGGACCTGAGCCTGGTCTGCTGGGGGGGGCCTTATCTAGAGGGGTtctgaggcggcggcggcggaatCAGTCCACGCCCTGCCTTACGGTCTCATCCCGTTCCCTTCGCCCCTCTCACCCCTCAGCTTTATACTCCAGGCCCCGTCCCCTGAGCTCTGCCCTCGGATGTTCCACCGCCCAGAGCTTGCATGCGCCGTGGGGCGCCCCAGGACCAGGAGCTGGTGGGTCCGGGAGCTCCTGGGCGGGGGTCCCGGGGCGCCCCTCCTCCCTCGGGACCTGTTGTCCCGGTCCTCGTCTTTCCCCCGGATCTAGTATTCAGGGCGGACCAACGGAGCGGACCCCGGCAGCTGCTGACCCTCTATAACCCCACTGGAGCAGTGCTTCGCTTCCGAGGTGAAGGGGATGGGCGCCTCGTTCTCGGGATGTGGGGACTGGCGGCAATAGGCTGGGGAGCTGGGTGGACTGGAGGAGTCAGATGAGTGCGGTTGACTGTCCGGCCTTGGCAGAATGGAAGGGTCAAGCCCAGTCCTAGGGTAGAAGGCTGGGGGGACTCCATGGGCGGGGCTTgtgcaggattctctgaggcagttAGTCCATCGATCTCTCTGTGCCTTTTCCCCCAGTGCTGTGCACAGCACCTGCCAAATACACAGTGTTTGACGCGGAAGGATACGTGAAGCCCCAGTCCTGCATTGACATGTGAGTTGAGCGGGTGGGGAGGCTGATGAAAGCCACTGGTCGCTGCCAGCTTTGTCTGATTTACCTTGCTGTCACTTAGGTCTCAGAGCTGGTGCTCTTCAGCCTGTTTTTCCCCACCCTCTGTCTGCATCCCTAAGGGGGAGTTTCCTGGGAAGGTGGGGCCTGGATTCACTTGGATCACTGCCCCTCAATGGGCCTCTCTCTTTTCTACGGACCAGTGTGATTCGCCACGTGGCCCCCCATCCCAGGCACTATGATGTCCAGGATCGCTTCCGCATTGAGCTCTCTGAGGAGGGAACAGAGGGCCGAGTGGTGGGGCGCAAGGACATCACCTCGGTTCTGAGGGCCCCAGCGTACCCCCTTGAGCTTCAGGGACAGTCTGACCCAACACCCCACCCAGAGCCTCATTCCTGGACAGCACCATCCACGGCCCAGCCCTTCCCAGAGAGTGAGTTTGGGGATGGGAATTCTTGAGTTCTGAGGGGGAGGGGACCTAGCATGACCTTAGAGGTGAGTTCGTTTGGAATAGAAGAGGttttttgttgtgttgttgttctgggtttttgtggggtttttggcGCCCCTTCTgggcttgcagaatcttaattcccggaccagggatggaacaagGGGTCCTGGAAGTGAGAGCACAGAATCCTGACcagtggaccgccagggaattcccttccgGTTCAGCCTTTTGCTTTTTGATAGCAACATTTCTAGAAGTTAAGATTTTATATCAGGTTAGGGGAGAAGCAGACTTCGCAGTTTCCTTGGTTTCTGGCCTCCACCTAGAGAGAAAAACTCTTTGCTTAGCTCTGACTCCAGTACTTCCCATCCtgtgtcagctcagttcagttcaataagAAACGCAGGTTGAGCAATTACATACTGTGTTGTGTTTTATGGGAGACAGAGGTccctgcctgacacacagtacaCGGGAGCCAGTAATCAAGGCAGAGCTGAAGAGCGGAAAATGATGAGGGACCAGAGGGGAGAGGGTCTCTTGCGCTGTGGGGACAGGGGCTCCAGGGAGAAGAGGACGCTTCCAGTGTCCAACGAAAAGTGGGTACACCTTCCACCTTCAGCCTCCTCCCTGGGCTGAACAGGAGTGGAGGCTGGAGCTCCTGACGGGCCTTGTTCCCCAGACCCTCACCCGCAACTGGCCACcagctccttcctcctcttcttgctGATGGGCACAGTCTCTGTGGCCTTCCTGCTGCTCCCGCTCCAGGATGAACTTGGCAGCCAGCTGCCCCAAATCCTTCACGTCTCCCTGGGACAAAAGTTGGTGGCAGCCTACGTCTTAGGTGAGCCCAGTGGATACAGGCCCAGAGAGAGGAGAGTGGGGGCTGGAAAGAGGGTATGTAGAGCCAGCAGGCTCCACACACGACc
This window of the Capricornis sumatraensis isolate serow.1 chromosome 3, serow.2, whole genome shotgun sequence genome carries:
- the MOSPD3 gene encoding motile sperm domain-containing protein 3, with amino-acid sequence MRRGAPQDQELVGPGAPGRGSRGAPPPSGPVVPVLVFPPDLVFRADQRSGPRQLLTLYNPTGAVLRFRVLCTAPAKYTVFDAEGYVKPQSCIDIVIRHVAPHPRHYDVQDRFRIELSEEGTEGRVVGRKDITSVLRAPAYPLELQGQSDPTPHPEPHSWTAPSTAQPFPENPHPQLATSSFLLFLLMGTVSVAFLLLPLQDELGSQLPQILHVSLGQKLVAAYVLGLLTMVFLRT